The Jiangella sp. DSM 45060 genome contains the following window.
CGGCATGCCCATCGTCGCGCCGGACGAGAAGGTCGACTTCCTGCGGCGTCAGGTGCTGACGTCGCGCAACATCCGCGGTGGCCGGCCGATCGACTTCTTCATGGGCGGGCTCAACTACCAGGTCGAGCACCACCTGTTCCCGAGCATGCCCCGGCCGAATCTTCGCCGGGCCCAGCCGATCGTGCGGGAGTACTGTGCCCGGCACCTGGTCGGCTACACCGAGACCAGCCTCTTCGGCGCCTACCGCGTCATCGTCGGCTACCTCAACCGGGTGGGGCTGCGCGGCCGGTACGCCTATCGGTGCCCGATGGCCGCGCAGTTCCGCGTCTGAGGATCCGACCCTGGTCAGCCGGGCCGGCGGGACAGCTGCCGCCGCAGCCGGATGATCCGGACGCTGCCGATGACCGCCACCACGAAGCCCGCGCTCGCTGCGGCGATGAGCAGCGCCAGCGCCAGCGGAACGCTGCCCTCCAGCCACAGGAAGGTGACGTCGACCCGACCCGTGTTCTGCAGGATGAACACCATCAGGATCGCGAGACGGACGCCGCGACGCAACTGCCCACCCAGGTGGCGCCGGTGCGACTGCGCGGGACCGGCGGTGTCGGCGCCGGTGCTCCCACGTCGGTATCGGCCGACGGCTCCGGACCGTCGCCGTTGCGGCGGAACAGAGGCATGACATTCCTTCGTCGAGATGGTCGGGCCGGCATGACTGGCACCTCGAAGATGGGATGTCGCGGTTCCCGGATACCTTCACCCTACGCCGTTCCGGTTGACCGGGCCGGGCGGGCTCGTGACCCGCTGACCTGCGTGCGACGTCCGGAACTGGGTACAGGTCCACCATGCTCGTTCTCGTCGTCGTCCTGCTGGCCATCTGGCTGGTGCTGTCGATCGTGGGATTCGCGATCGAGGGCATCCTCTGGCTCGGTGTCATCGGGGTGGTGCTGTTCGTGGCCACTGCTATCGTCGGCTGGCTGAGGCGATCGGCCCATCGAAGGGCGAACCCCGGCGGCGCCTGATCGCCCCCGGCTGCGACCAAGATCGCCGGTGCGGTCTTGAGGAGAGCGGTGGATCCTCCGCCGTGCAGGCAAGGGGTGACGCGTGACGATCTATCGCGGGGCGGTGCTCGACACCCCCGAGAGCCCGTTCGCCGGGGGGAAGCTGCGGTCGTCCTCGGACGAGGGCATCGTGGTGCGCGACGGCGTCATCGTGGC
Protein-coding sequences here:
- a CDS encoding lipopolysaccharide assembly protein LapA domain-containing protein, which produces MRRGVRLAILMVFILQNTGRVDVTFLWLEGSVPLALALLIAAASAGFVVAVIGSVRIIRLRRQLSRRPG